The following coding sequences are from one Streptomyces sp. NBC_01232 window:
- a CDS encoding aKG-HExxH-type peptide beta-hydroxylase: MTAALTAFTVSSPTLRALASTEPSMEGTRLVRDVRRSKRLLLLRAVLDAAPGGRSGETADAWALLEEAERHDAGAVRDVLHYPATGVWAEETLRRLHARCGPPADLGHLGALAVAAALRAGIAFTHTLRPLHGRLVLPTLGLLRPDRPGPLALTERSWDPDDPATVPLHSLPGGRTALDDLDPYRAPGPAQQAQVRPARRLTPKGHKRWDTQWSGALTLLQRYDTVRAEETVQLLRSVVPLAVGSRSSGATLPAAAGSVLARAQAPPALAATLVHEVQHGKLAALADVLTLHTADRTPRHWAPWRSDPRPLEGLLHGAYAHLALAGYWQRAALYGARGAWAQHARIRAQVAAVLPALREHEGLTAAGREFTEAMAAAERAMDDLPPPGDQHAAARRAIDRERRAWCEAHPELAPFAQG, encoded by the coding sequence ATGACCGCCGCCCTCACCGCCTTCACCGTCTCCTCGCCCACCCTGCGCGCCCTCGCCTCCACCGAGCCGTCCATGGAGGGCACCCGCCTGGTCCGCGACGTACGCCGCTCCAAGCGCCTGCTCCTGCTGCGCGCGGTCCTCGACGCCGCCCCCGGCGGCCGGTCCGGGGAGACCGCCGACGCCTGGGCCCTGCTGGAGGAGGCCGAACGGCACGACGCCGGCGCCGTGCGCGACGTACTGCACTACCCCGCCACCGGGGTGTGGGCCGAGGAGACCCTGCGCCGGCTGCACGCCCGGTGCGGCCCCCCGGCCGACCTCGGCCACCTCGGGGCCCTCGCCGTCGCCGCCGCCCTGCGCGCCGGGATCGCCTTCACCCACACCCTGCGCCCCCTGCACGGCCGGCTCGTCCTGCCCACCCTCGGTCTGCTGCGCCCGGACCGCCCCGGCCCGCTCGCCCTCACCGAACGCTCCTGGGACCCCGACGACCCCGCCACCGTGCCCCTGCACAGCCTGCCGGGAGGCAGGACCGCCCTCGACGACCTCGACCCCTACCGGGCGCCCGGCCCGGCGCAGCAGGCCCAGGTCCGCCCCGCCCGCCGGCTCACCCCCAAGGGCCACAAGCGGTGGGACACCCAGTGGTCCGGCGCGCTCACCCTGCTCCAGCGCTACGACACCGTCCGCGCGGAGGAGACCGTACAGCTGCTGCGCTCCGTCGTACCGCTGGCCGTCGGCTCCCGCTCCAGCGGCGCCACCCTCCCCGCCGCCGCCGGTTCCGTACTGGCCCGCGCCCAGGCACCGCCAGCGCTCGCCGCGACCCTCGTCCACGAGGTCCAGCACGGCAAACTGGCCGCGCTGGCCGACGTCCTGACCCTGCACACCGCCGACCGCACGCCCCGTCACTGGGCCCCGTGGCGCAGCGACCCCCGCCCGCTGGAGGGCCTGCTGCACGGCGCCTACGCCCACCTGGCGCTCGCCGGGTACTGGCAGCGCGCCGCCCTCTACGGGGCCCGAGGCGCCTGGGCCCAGCACGCCCGGATCCGCGCCCAGGTCGCCGCGGTCCTGCCCGCGCTGCGGGAGCACGAAGGACTGACTGCAGCCGGACGGGAGTTCACCGAAGCGATGGCCGCCGCCGAGCGCGCGATGGACGACCTCCCGCCCCCCGGCGACCAGCACGCCGCGGCCCGCCGGGCCATCGACCGCGAACGCCGCGCCTGGTGCGAGGCACACCCCGAACTCGCACCGTTCGCACAGGGCTGA
- the fxsT gene encoding FxSxx-COOH system tetratricopeptide repeat protein: MTTGSRQDREPAAQQPPQPPQPQRFVISFAGFNRPWAVWIAHRLEEHGHRVALQRWDPQSTPGIGQALDDLARSGSRVLLVLSERYFSAGTHTEEEWNTALRAVTDRHPDRFAAVCLTDAPLPSAVAVLEKTDLWGLDAYEAEYRVLRRLELPTERIGTETGRRGPRFPNDPPEIWGRVPRRNPRFTGRNDVIGTLREALAEAPPGASTVTLLGLSGVGKTQVATEYAYRFASEYDVVWWVPAEDRPTLRERLADLAPALGLPRGAGSYGEQIRAVLEALRRGNPYGRWLMVFDGCDNPDDLIDLLPSGAGDVIITSRNREWAARHTSLVEVPLYARPESITFIRRRALRLTADEADQLAEALEDYPLALDQTAGWLADSPLPVGDYLVLLQHRMDSHEAVAISEDYPLPFPTALAILLNNVRENFPDALALLRLFVFFAPGPVPLRLLREFPADDVPEQLAGLINDQIRWNAALNKLVQFSVVRLEYSDLAVEEGGGGLETVQLHRMVHGIVRENLSEAEAEPLSRAVRQVLAAADPGRPSDARLWPRYAELIPHLATSGVLTSSNPRIQNFLLHCLRYLILAGEYRTCLRLSEETDLIWRALLGEDHPKVRELSYQYGEALRNLGLFRRAETLTRARADRLAGERGDRDLETLRATSSYGGVLLCIARFEPAREIFEHCLGTYRELLGEDDSTTLAAQNNLAATYRLLGRYQDAYDLDLDTLRRRERVLRTHHISTLSSGIACAMGLRLMGRYHEAQTRQEQGVKINTQVLGLEHPQTLRAEHNLGMCLRRSGDIPGAGLRLRTVWERATRVFGADYPWTLMVASDYATYLREYGDIGEARRISEDVVRGYQSQLGLAHPYSIGTVGNLGLVLRAQGERTEALSLAEQALVGMRGALGDRHPWTLGCALNATGHRSITGRLEDALDLSRETLRTAERVLGPDHPMALSAQIALAADLRSVREYEEAAKHEDAGIRGLTRTLGAQHVHTVSAKQQTRPYWDFEPQP, encoded by the coding sequence ATGACCACCGGTAGTCGCCAGGACCGTGAACCGGCGGCGCAGCAGCCGCCCCAGCCGCCCCAGCCGCAGCGATTCGTCATCAGCTTCGCGGGGTTCAACCGTCCCTGGGCGGTGTGGATCGCCCACCGCCTGGAGGAGCACGGCCACCGCGTCGCCCTCCAGCGCTGGGACCCCCAGAGCACTCCCGGCATCGGCCAGGCCCTCGACGACCTGGCCCGCTCCGGCAGCCGGGTCCTCCTCGTCCTCAGCGAGCGCTACTTCTCCGCCGGCACCCACACCGAGGAGGAGTGGAACACGGCCCTGCGCGCCGTCACCGACCGCCACCCCGACCGGTTCGCCGCGGTCTGCCTCACCGACGCCCCGCTGCCCAGCGCCGTCGCCGTACTGGAGAAGACCGACCTGTGGGGCCTGGACGCCTACGAGGCCGAGTACCGCGTGCTGCGCCGCCTGGAGCTGCCCACCGAACGGATCGGCACCGAGACCGGCCGCCGCGGGCCGCGCTTCCCCAACGATCCGCCGGAGATCTGGGGGCGCGTCCCGCGCCGCAACCCGCGCTTCACCGGCCGCAACGACGTCATCGGCACCCTGCGCGAGGCGCTCGCCGAGGCCCCGCCCGGCGCGTCCACCGTCACCCTGCTCGGGCTCTCCGGCGTCGGCAAGACCCAGGTCGCCACCGAGTACGCGTACCGCTTCGCCTCCGAGTACGACGTGGTGTGGTGGGTCCCCGCCGAGGACCGGCCCACCCTGCGCGAACGCCTCGCCGACCTGGCCCCGGCGCTCGGGCTGCCGCGCGGGGCGGGCAGTTACGGCGAGCAGATCCGGGCCGTCCTCGAAGCGCTGCGGCGCGGAAATCCGTACGGCCGCTGGCTGATGGTCTTCGACGGCTGCGACAACCCGGACGACCTGATCGACCTGCTGCCCTCCGGCGCGGGCGACGTGATCATCACCTCGCGCAACCGCGAGTGGGCCGCCCGCCACACCAGCCTCGTCGAGGTCCCGCTCTACGCCCGCCCCGAGTCGATCACCTTCATCCGCCGCCGGGCCCTGCGCCTGACCGCCGACGAGGCCGACCAGCTCGCCGAGGCGCTGGAGGACTACCCGCTGGCCCTCGACCAGACCGCCGGCTGGCTCGCCGACTCCCCGCTGCCGGTGGGCGACTACCTCGTCCTTCTCCAGCACCGGATGGACTCCCACGAGGCCGTCGCGATCTCCGAGGACTACCCCCTCCCCTTCCCCACCGCCCTCGCCATACTGCTCAACAACGTCCGCGAGAACTTCCCCGACGCCCTCGCCCTGCTGCGGCTGTTCGTCTTCTTCGCGCCAGGCCCGGTGCCGCTGCGGCTGCTGCGCGAGTTCCCCGCCGACGACGTGCCCGAACAGCTCGCCGGGCTGATCAACGACCAGATCCGGTGGAACGCCGCCCTGAACAAGCTCGTCCAGTTCTCCGTGGTGCGGCTGGAGTACTCGGACCTCGCCGTGGAGGAGGGCGGCGGCGGGCTGGAGACCGTCCAGCTGCACCGCATGGTCCACGGCATCGTCCGCGAGAACCTCTCCGAGGCGGAGGCCGAACCCCTTTCGCGCGCCGTGCGCCAGGTCCTCGCCGCCGCCGACCCCGGCCGGCCCTCCGACGCCCGGCTCTGGCCCCGGTACGCCGAACTCATCCCGCACCTGGCCACCTCCGGGGTGCTCACCAGCAGCAACCCGCGCATCCAGAACTTCCTGCTGCACTGCCTGCGCTACCTGATCCTCGCCGGCGAGTACCGCACCTGCCTGCGGCTCTCCGAGGAGACCGACCTGATCTGGCGGGCCCTGCTCGGCGAGGACCACCCCAAGGTCCGCGAGCTCAGCTACCAGTACGGCGAAGCCCTGCGCAACCTCGGGCTCTTCCGGCGGGCCGAGACCCTCACCCGCGCCCGCGCCGACCGGCTCGCCGGGGAACGCGGCGACCGCGACCTGGAGACCCTGCGCGCCACCAGCTCGTACGGCGGGGTCCTGCTGTGCATCGCCCGCTTCGAACCGGCCCGCGAGATCTTCGAGCACTGCCTGGGCACCTACCGCGAACTCCTCGGCGAGGACGACTCCACCACGCTCGCCGCCCAGAACAACCTGGCCGCCACCTACCGCCTGCTCGGCCGCTACCAGGACGCCTACGACCTCGACCTGGACACGCTGCGCCGCCGCGAGCGGGTACTGCGGACCCACCACATCTCCACCCTCTCCTCCGGGATCGCCTGCGCCATGGGCCTTCGGCTGATGGGCCGCTACCACGAGGCGCAGACCCGGCAGGAACAGGGCGTGAAGATCAACACGCAGGTGCTGGGCCTGGAACACCCGCAGACCCTGCGCGCCGAGCACAACCTCGGGATGTGCCTGCGCCGCTCCGGCGACATCCCCGGCGCGGGCCTGCGGCTGCGGACCGTGTGGGAGCGGGCCACCCGGGTCTTCGGCGCCGACTACCCGTGGACCCTGATGGTCGCCTCCGACTACGCCACCTACCTCAGGGAGTACGGGGACATCGGCGAGGCCCGCCGGATCTCCGAGGACGTGGTCCGCGGCTACCAGTCCCAGCTGGGCCTCGCCCACCCGTACAGCATCGGCACGGTCGGCAACCTCGGCCTCGTCCTGCGGGCGCAGGGCGAACGCACGGAGGCCCTCTCCCTCGCGGAGCAGGCGCTGGTCGGCATGCGGGGCGCGCTCGGCGACCGGCACCCCTGGACGCTGGGCTGCGCCCTGAACGCCACCGGACACCGCAGCATCACGGGGCGGCTGGAGGACGCGCTGGACCTCAGCCGGGAGACGCTGCGCACGGCCGAGCGGGTACTGGGCCCGGACCACCCGATGGCCCTGAGCGCCCAGATCGCCCTGGCGGCGGACCTCCGGTCGGTGCGGGAGTACGAGGAGGCGGCGAAGCACGAGGACGCGGGCATCCGCGGCCTGACCCGCACACTGGGAGCCCAGCACGTCCACACGGTCTCGGCGAAGCAACAGACCCGGCCGTACTGGGACTTCGAGCCCCAGCCGTAG